From Cystobacter ferrugineus, the proteins below share one genomic window:
- a CDS encoding pyridoxal-phosphate-dependent aminotransferase family protein, translating to MSERDLLMIPGPVEFDPEVMRALGAKTASHVSPEFIAVFGRALQRLREVCLAPSAQPFVVAGSGTWAMEMAVANLVEPGERALVVNTGYFSDRMATLLERYGAEVVQARATPGEVPDLTEVERLLAGGRFKLMTVTHVDTSTGVLTPAETLVRAAHRHGVLSVVDGVCATAGETFHQDAWGADVYLTASQKALGVPPGLALLSVSRRALDSWRARRTPVRSLYADFAEWLPIMEAYEAGRAAYFATPPVNLVYALDVSLGQLLREGMEARFARHRLMARAFRAAWRALGLRTLPVSESVAAHTLSALYFPEGVDAAWVGKVREQGVVLAGGLHPQLKARYFRVGHMNVVSPGDVLATVGAIERALAVAGHRFAPDSAVAAAQAALLPPG from the coding sequence ATGAGCGAGCGAGACCTGCTGATGATCCCCGGCCCGGTGGAGTTTGATCCCGAGGTGATGCGCGCCCTGGGCGCCAAGACGGCCAGCCACGTGTCCCCCGAGTTCATCGCCGTATTCGGCCGCGCCCTCCAGCGCCTGCGTGAGGTGTGTCTGGCCCCCTCGGCCCAACCCTTCGTGGTGGCGGGCAGCGGCACGTGGGCCATGGAAATGGCGGTGGCCAATCTGGTGGAGCCGGGCGAACGCGCCCTGGTCGTGAACACCGGCTACTTCAGCGACCGCATGGCCACGTTGCTCGAGCGCTACGGGGCCGAGGTGGTGCAGGCGCGGGCCACCCCGGGCGAGGTGCCGGACCTGACGGAGGTGGAGAGGCTGCTCGCGGGCGGTCGCTTCAAGCTGATGACCGTCACGCACGTGGACACGAGCACCGGGGTGCTCACTCCCGCGGAGACGCTCGTGCGGGCGGCCCACCGTCACGGGGTGCTGTCGGTGGTGGACGGGGTGTGTGCCACCGCCGGCGAGACGTTCCACCAGGACGCGTGGGGCGCGGACGTCTACCTCACCGCGAGTCAAAAGGCGCTCGGCGTGCCGCCGGGACTGGCGCTCTTGAGCGTGAGCCGGCGGGCCCTGGACTCCTGGCGCGCCCGCCGTACCCCCGTGCGCTCCTTGTACGCGGACTTCGCCGAGTGGCTTCCCATCATGGAGGCCTATGAGGCGGGCCGGGCCGCGTACTTCGCTACCCCTCCCGTCAACCTCGTGTATGCACTGGATGTGAGCCTCGGACAGCTCCTGCGTGAGGGCATGGAGGCGCGCTTCGCTCGGCACCGTCTCATGGCGCGGGCCTTCCGGGCCGCCTGGCGCGCGCTGGGTCTGCGCACGCTGCCCGTGTCCGAGTCCGTGGCCGCCCACACCCTCAGTGCCCTCTACTTCCCGGAGGGCGTCGATGCCGCGTGGGTGGGCAAGGTGCGCGAGCAGGGAGTGGTGCTCGCTGGCGGTCTCCACCCCCAGCTCAAGGCGCGCTACTTCCGCGTGGGGCATATGAACGTCGTCAGCCCGGGGGATGTGCTGGCCACCGTGGGCGCCATCGAGCGAGCTCTCGCCGTGGCGGGACATCGCTTTGCACCGGACTCGGCCGTGGCCGCGGCCCAGGCGGCCCTTCTTCCACCCGGGTGA
- a CDS encoding TIGR02265 family protein → MSTISQGLSDSELPLFWQQEMEQRLALATPRDTVRGLFFKSMLDKVRALDGEAAAKHCLLASGERHFVEFFNYPTSSLIRLTYAAGHVLSPRYGGFDKAVWLLGHQAMTDFLDSLMGRALKHLTGQDTRSLMISIQGIYRMTTSYGTRQLVWDGPTTGRLLLTRNFIPRSFHEGGLRATLDRMGAQDVKISGRQPAPLDYEFEFSWE, encoded by the coding sequence ATGAGCACGATCTCGCAAGGGCTGTCGGACAGTGAATTGCCCCTGTTCTGGCAGCAAGAAATGGAACAACGGCTGGCGCTGGCGACACCGCGGGACACCGTGCGAGGACTCTTCTTCAAGAGCATGCTCGACAAGGTGCGCGCTCTCGATGGCGAAGCGGCCGCGAAGCACTGCCTGTTGGCCAGCGGAGAGCGCCACTTCGTGGAGTTCTTCAACTATCCCACCAGCTCGCTCATCCGCTTGACCTACGCCGCGGGGCATGTGCTGAGTCCCCGGTACGGTGGCTTCGACAAGGCCGTGTGGTTGTTGGGTCATCAGGCGATGACGGACTTCCTCGACTCCCTCATGGGCAGGGCGTTGAAGCACCTCACCGGCCAGGACACCCGGAGCCTGATGATCAGCATTCAGGGCATCTACCGGATGACGACGAGTTATGGGACTCGCCAACTGGTGTGGGATGGGCCCACGACGGGCCGGCTCCTCCTCACGCGCAACTTCATTCCCCGCTCGTTCCACGAGGGGGGCCTGCGGGCCACGCTTGACCGGATGGGCGCCCAGGACGTGAAGATCAGCGGGCGGCAGCCGGCTCCCCTCGATTACGAGTTTGAATTTTCCTGGGAATGA
- a CDS encoding cyclase family protein, whose translation MFVFNRLFEKKTLARELLALSLVLGATAAQAEGPSLADAYKVLASRRMVDLTHSFSPSSPVWQGFGQATFTTASDPKTYRPYTLEQDGFRTTFYSMVGQYGTHVDPPAHFHENGITMDQIPLREMILPLVVLDITPLLGTDPNHAITVQDIQEWERKHGRIPEGAFAALRTDMYKDWGNPERFKRYPFPAWSLAAVQFLFEQRRITAIGHESLDTDITPTLDSEKWVLGRGRYQIEVMAHLDKVPPAGALIVVTWPKVANGLGFPARAFAIVP comes from the coding sequence ATGTTCGTGTTCAATCGTCTGTTCGAGAAGAAAACCCTTGCGCGCGAGTTGCTCGCGCTTTCGTTGGTTCTGGGCGCCACGGCCGCACAGGCTGAGGGGCCGAGTCTGGCCGACGCCTACAAGGTGCTCGCCTCCCGCAGGATGGTCGACCTCACCCACAGCTTCAGTCCCAGCTCTCCGGTATGGCAGGGCTTTGGCCAGGCCACCTTCACCACCGCGTCGGACCCGAAGACCTACCGGCCTTATACCCTGGAGCAGGATGGCTTCCGCACGACCTTCTATTCCATGGTGGGCCAGTACGGCACCCACGTGGATCCTCCCGCGCACTTCCACGAGAACGGCATCACCATGGATCAGATCCCCCTGCGGGAGATGATCCTTCCACTGGTGGTGCTCGACATCACCCCGTTGCTCGGCACGGACCCCAATCACGCGATCACCGTGCAGGACATCCAGGAGTGGGAGAGGAAGCACGGCCGCATACCAGAGGGTGCTTTCGCCGCGCTGCGCACGGACATGTACAAGGACTGGGGCAATCCCGAGCGCTTCAAGCGCTACCCATTCCCCGCCTGGTCCCTGGCGGCCGTCCAGTTCCTCTTCGAGCAGCGGAGGATCACCGCCATCGGTCACGAGTCGCTCGACACCGACATCACGCCGACGCTGGACTCGGAGAAGTGGGTGCTGGGCCGGGGGCGCTATCAGATCGAGGTCATGGCCCACCTGGACAAGGTACCGCCCGCGGGAGCGCTGATCGTCGTGACCTGGCCCAAGGTGGCCAATGGACTGGGCTTCCCGGCACGCGCCTTCGCCATCGTCCCGTGA
- a CDS encoding Caspase domain-containing protein, producing the protein MTRGSRFEISLAVLLLSASGCKRAPPPEWGGEVAEWMDSSFEDPEPEASEPEADFEPLRAPPRASSFLVLGGGGEPASNEIALEKNVLYFQRTLQSLGLAPESASIYFANGTDGKATVRYRAGGRGARDSFKSLEIPHLKGAATLEHFLEWLEDSARNAPERPVFLYFTGHGGMNGNNLNNNHLALWDSDTLTVRAFGLFLGQLPSTTPVVTMMSQCYSGSFANFIYQDANPQRPVVAQPRCGFFATVEYLPSVGCTPEVDESDYRDYSSSFFAGLAGVSRTGSAVASADHDGDGRVSYAEAHAFAKVDGETTDLPISTSEAWLQRRVRGADMRAFLSKPILEVSRTGRPEQRHVVESLVRRLHFVAERSWLDNVQAVELETAEREADAMRLRMELLNIGMEHKVRASGSAPALAVLERLLQCERGSWESPSAPALTSPLSSSQKHDK; encoded by the coding sequence ATGACACGGGGATCGAGATTCGAGATCAGCCTGGCCGTGCTCCTGCTGAGCGCATCCGGCTGCAAGAGGGCTCCGCCTCCCGAGTGGGGCGGAGAGGTCGCCGAATGGATGGACTCCTCGTTCGAGGATCCGGAGCCCGAGGCCTCCGAGCCCGAGGCCGACTTCGAGCCCCTGCGTGCCCCTCCGCGAGCCTCCAGCTTCCTCGTGCTGGGGGGAGGTGGAGAGCCCGCCAGCAATGAGATCGCCTTGGAGAAGAACGTCCTCTACTTCCAGCGGACGCTCCAGTCGCTCGGACTCGCTCCCGAATCGGCTTCCATCTATTTCGCCAATGGGACGGACGGGAAGGCCACGGTGCGCTACCGCGCCGGAGGCAGGGGCGCACGCGATTCGTTCAAATCCCTGGAGATTCCCCACCTCAAGGGAGCGGCGACCCTGGAGCACTTCCTGGAGTGGCTGGAGGACAGCGCCCGCAACGCGCCCGAGCGCCCGGTCTTCCTCTACTTCACGGGCCACGGGGGAATGAACGGCAACAACCTGAACAACAACCACCTGGCGCTCTGGGACTCGGACACGCTGACGGTACGCGCCTTTGGTCTCTTCCTGGGCCAGCTCCCGAGCACCACTCCCGTCGTCACGATGATGTCACAGTGCTACTCCGGCTCGTTCGCCAACTTCATCTACCAGGACGCCAACCCCCAGCGGCCCGTGGTGGCGCAGCCCCGGTGTGGCTTCTTCGCCACGGTGGAGTACCTCCCGTCCGTCGGGTGCACCCCGGAGGTGGATGAGTCGGATTACCGGGACTACAGCTCCAGCTTCTTCGCGGGGCTCGCGGGCGTCAGCCGGACGGGGAGCGCGGTGGCCTCGGCCGACCATGACGGGGATGGACGGGTGAGCTACGCCGAGGCCCATGCGTTCGCCAAGGTCGACGGCGAGACGACGGACCTGCCCATCTCCACGTCGGAGGCCTGGCTGCAACGGCGCGTCCGGGGCGCGGACATGCGCGCCTTCCTCTCCAAGCCCATTCTCGAGGTGTCGCGCACCGGGCGCCCCGAGCAGCGCCATGTCGTGGAGTCGCTCGTGCGCAGGCTGCACTTCGTCGCCGAGCGCTCCTGGCTCGACAACGTCCAGGCCGTGGAACTGGAGACGGCGGAGCGTGAAGCGGATGCCATGCGCCTGCGCATGGAGCTGCTCAACATCGGCATGGAGCACAAGGTCCGCGCGTCGGGAAGCGCTCCGGCGCTCGCCGTCCTCGAGCGTCTGCTGCAGTGCGAGCGCGGCTCCTGGGAGTCGCCATCGGCACCGGCACTCACCTCGCCGCTCTCGTCCAGCCAGAAGCACGACAAGTGA
- a CDS encoding RtcB family protein yields MMPRVLESPPGAVPILAWARAVPAGAEKQLQHIASQPYVVEHVAAMPDVHMSEGVAVGTVFATERHIVPGALGGDLGCGVSAVRFDYPAAAIDRAGLTRLLAAFARAVPVGDAVHRGRGLPLPPGLEGASLSTHRLQREWERLAPRHLGTLGGGNHFLELDRDAGGDLWLLLHTGSRGVGAAIAAHHVRVAQVHGEGSLPGLSTETPEGVACLADTKLACHFARANRDALLSRAGAVLADLLGREPLPDSRVDVHHNHVAAEPHFGRTLLVHRKGAIGLAPGQTGLIPGSMGTASYLVTGRGEHRSFGSCSHGAGRVMTRKEARARIRPDALEHALRRVVFDVGRSSALVEEAPAVYRDLTEVLEDEQELVTPLLRLTPITVLKG; encoded by the coding sequence ATGATGCCGCGCGTCCTCGAAAGCCCACCGGGAGCCGTCCCCATCCTCGCCTGGGCCCGCGCGGTGCCGGCGGGCGCGGAGAAACAACTCCAACACATCGCGAGCCAGCCCTACGTCGTCGAGCATGTGGCGGCCATGCCGGATGTCCACATGTCCGAGGGGGTCGCGGTGGGCACCGTCTTCGCCACCGAGCGCCACATCGTCCCCGGAGCGCTCGGGGGAGATCTCGGCTGCGGGGTGAGCGCCGTGCGCTTCGACTACCCCGCCGCCGCGATCGATCGAGCGGGGCTGACACGCCTCCTCGCCGCGTTCGCGCGGGCCGTGCCCGTGGGCGACGCGGTCCACCGGGGACGGGGGCTGCCGCTGCCCCCGGGGCTCGAAGGCGCGAGCCTGTCCACCCACCGCCTCCAGCGCGAGTGGGAACGACTGGCGCCCCGGCATCTCGGAACGCTCGGGGGCGGCAACCACTTCCTCGAGCTGGACCGGGACGCGGGAGGAGACCTCTGGCTGTTGCTCCACACGGGCTCACGGGGCGTCGGTGCCGCCATCGCCGCCCACCATGTGCGCGTGGCCCAGGTCCATGGGGAGGGCTCGCTGCCCGGACTGAGCACGGAGACTCCCGAGGGCGTCGCCTGCCTCGCGGACACCAAGCTGGCGTGCCACTTCGCCCGCGCCAATCGCGACGCGCTCCTGTCTCGCGCGGGGGCGGTGCTCGCCGACCTGCTCGGGAGGGAGCCGCTGCCGGACTCACGCGTGGACGTCCACCACAACCACGTCGCGGCCGAGCCGCACTTCGGCCGCACGTTGCTCGTCCATCGCAAGGGAGCCATTGGCCTGGCACCCGGACAGACAGGCCTCATCCCCGGCAGCATGGGGACGGCCTCGTACCTCGTCACGGGAAGAGGCGAACATCGCTCCTTCGGCTCGTGCTCGCATGGGGCGGGCCGGGTGATGACGCGCAAGGAGGCGCGAGCCCGCATCCGTCCGGACGCACTGGAGCACGCCCTGCGCCGCGTGGTGTTCGACGTGGGACGCTCCTCCGCCCTGGTCGAGGAGGCTCCGGCCGTCTACCGCGACCTCACCGAGGTGCTGGAGGATGAGCAGGAGCTCGTGACGCCGTTGCTGCGGCTCACGCCCATCACGGTACTCAAGGGCTGA
- a CDS encoding ribosome-binding factor A, giving the protein MTSSKHRRGRASRRGADSSLLSSEIDSIPARHLRIQSTLFQEVSRLFRGELSDPLLEGVAVTSLELTPDGRNARIGFTLPPETAATEPAPVEKALERASGFIRSQLALGLDLKRVPHLRFIYVGVAPAWREEHEEGGEA; this is encoded by the coding sequence ATGACTTCTTCCAAGCATCGCCGTGGCCGCGCCTCACGCAGGGGCGCGGATTCTTCCCTGCTGTCTTCCGAAATCGATTCCATCCCCGCGCGCCACCTGCGCATCCAGTCCACCTTGTTCCAGGAGGTGTCCCGCCTCTTCCGTGGAGAGCTATCCGATCCCTTGCTCGAGGGCGTCGCGGTGACGTCTCTCGAGCTCACGCCGGACGGGCGCAACGCCCGTATCGGCTTCACCCTGCCCCCCGAAACCGCGGCCACCGAGCCCGCGCCGGTCGAGAAGGCCCTCGAGCGCGCGAGCGGCTTCATCCGCTCGCAGCTCGCGCTGGGGTTGGATCTCAAGCGGGTGCCGCACCTGCGCTTCATCTACGTGGGCGTGGCGCCCGCCTGGCGCGAGGAGCACGAGGAAGGGGGTGAGGCATGA
- a CDS encoding serine/threonine-protein kinase, translating to MPQAPSLDDFVLLKRLAMGAMSEVFLAEVKGGVGPDRLVALKRMRPEVAGDETWVKQFLDEAHLSTLLHHPFLARLRSFGQQDGLLFLVFDYVHGLTLAQLLESRRAVGQGPLPWAHSARIATYVAECLAYLHALRGREGQSLGLVHRDIHPGNIMIADTGAVKLLDFGIARRSGRLTETQPGRVKARLEYAAPEQLREAPLDGQTDVHGLALTLYELLSGVQPSRRDTPVRTMEAVLKEVPRGLGTVRPAVPEALQRSVTAALAKEPSRRPSLMELRTSLDLALRAEAPLVGLPELAALVAPWLPGSGRLAWGQERSREGATVTHTADVSRPTRGTKG from the coding sequence ATGCCGCAGGCACCGAGCCTCGATGACTTCGTTCTTCTCAAGCGCCTGGCCATGGGCGCCATGTCCGAGGTGTTCCTCGCGGAGGTGAAGGGTGGGGTGGGACCGGACCGCCTGGTGGCGCTCAAGCGGATGCGCCCGGAGGTCGCCGGAGACGAGACCTGGGTGAAGCAGTTCCTGGACGAGGCCCACCTGTCCACCCTGCTTCATCATCCGTTCCTGGCGCGGCTGCGCTCCTTCGGCCAGCAGGATGGGCTGCTGTTCCTCGTGTTCGATTACGTGCACGGCCTCACCCTGGCGCAGCTCCTGGAGTCACGCCGCGCCGTGGGGCAGGGGCCGTTGCCCTGGGCTCACTCGGCGCGCATCGCCACGTACGTGGCCGAGTGTCTGGCCTACCTGCACGCCCTCCGGGGCCGGGAGGGTCAATCCCTGGGCCTCGTCCACCGGGACATCCATCCTGGCAACATCATGATCGCCGACACCGGAGCCGTGAAGCTGCTCGACTTCGGCATTGCCCGCCGGAGTGGACGGCTGACGGAGACGCAGCCCGGCCGCGTCAAGGCCCGCCTGGAGTACGCCGCGCCCGAGCAGCTTCGCGAGGCGCCGCTGGATGGTCAGACGGACGTGCATGGACTGGCGCTGACGCTCTACGAGCTGCTCTCGGGCGTGCAGCCCTCGCGGCGGGACACTCCGGTGCGGACGATGGAAGCGGTGCTGAAGGAAGTCCCTCGCGGACTCGGCACGGTGCGGCCCGCCGTGCCCGAGGCGCTCCAGCGGAGCGTGACGGCGGCCCTCGCCAAGGAGCCCTCGCGGAGACCCTCGCTGATGGAGCTGCGCACGTCGCTCGACCTCGCCCTGCGCGCCGAGGCTCCCCTGGTGGGCCTGCCCGAGCTGGCCGCGCTGGTGGCTCCCTGGCTCCCCGGGTCCGGGCGTCTTGCCTGGGGTCAGGAGCGCTCGCGGGAGGGTGCCACCGTCACCCATACCGCCGACGTGTCCCGTCCGACTCGAGGGACGAAGGGCTGA
- a CDS encoding sigma 54-interacting transcriptional regulator, whose amino-acid sequence MLPYRMGFSSTEPLTPGALAEGRPEARGPRFRVVVETGPDARQEIPLEGTLLVGTQVEGGLRLSDPTVSRVHLELQARPEGVRVRDVGSRNGTWSLGVRIHEVTLAGEARFTLGKTTLLVMPEPTEEAAEPAPRTTFGRALGQSAAMQKLFGVLERTARSSFSVLLLGETGTGKELLAEAIHRASPRSNQPFVIVDCGAVVPSLIESELFGHAKGAFTGAHADRRGHLVQADGGTVFLDEVGELPLELQPKLLRVLESGTVRRVGDNAAKDVDVRVVAATHRDLKAEVAAGRFRADLYYRLAVVPVRVPALRERAEDIPLLARHLFQQAGQPDFPLTEELVQRLMGYDWPGNVRELRNFVHRVLAAGDAELPDTRPVSAVTAAEDLSGLTFKEAKERMVEAFTREYLTALLARCGNNISEVARTAGLARSHVHGLLNRYGLKAGD is encoded by the coding sequence ATGTTGCCATACCGCATGGGCTTCTCCTCCACCGAACCATTGACCCCCGGTGCCCTGGCGGAGGGGCGACCAGAAGCGCGCGGCCCCCGCTTCCGCGTGGTGGTGGAGACGGGACCAGACGCGCGGCAGGAGATTCCCCTCGAAGGAACGTTGCTGGTGGGCACCCAGGTCGAAGGGGGCCTGCGGCTGAGCGATCCGACGGTGTCGCGGGTCCACCTGGAGCTCCAGGCCCGGCCGGAGGGCGTGCGAGTCCGGGATGTGGGCTCTCGCAACGGCACCTGGTCCCTGGGCGTGCGCATCCACGAGGTCACCCTCGCTGGCGAGGCTCGCTTCACGCTGGGCAAGACGACGCTGCTCGTCATGCCCGAGCCGACCGAGGAGGCAGCCGAGCCCGCGCCCCGCACCACCTTCGGGCGCGCGCTGGGGCAGAGCGCCGCGATGCAGAAGCTGTTCGGCGTGCTGGAGCGCACCGCGCGCTCCTCTTTTTCCGTGCTGTTGCTCGGCGAGACGGGCACCGGCAAGGAGTTGCTGGCCGAGGCGATCCACCGGGCCTCGCCCCGGAGCAACCAGCCCTTCGTCATCGTGGACTGTGGGGCGGTGGTGCCCTCGCTCATCGAGAGCGAGCTGTTCGGGCACGCGAAGGGGGCTTTCACGGGTGCGCATGCCGATCGCCGGGGACACCTGGTGCAGGCGGATGGCGGCACTGTCTTCCTCGACGAAGTGGGCGAGCTTCCCCTGGAGCTCCAGCCGAAGCTGCTCCGGGTGCTGGAGTCGGGCACGGTGCGCCGGGTGGGCGACAACGCCGCGAAGGACGTGGACGTGCGCGTGGTGGCGGCCACGCACCGAGACTTGAAGGCGGAGGTGGCCGCGGGGCGCTTCCGGGCGGACCTCTACTACCGGCTGGCGGTGGTGCCAGTGCGCGTTCCCGCGCTGCGAGAGCGCGCGGAGGATATCCCCCTGCTGGCGCGACACCTCTTCCAACAGGCCGGCCAGCCGGACTTTCCCCTGACCGAGGAGCTGGTGCAGCGGCTGATGGGCTACGACTGGCCGGGCAACGTGCGTGAGCTGCGCAACTTCGTGCACCGCGTCCTCGCGGCGGGAGACGCGGAGCTGCCGGACACGCGGCCAGTGAGCGCGGTCACCGCGGCCGAGGACTTGAGCGGCCTGACCTTCAAGGAGGCCAAGGAGCGCATGGTGGAGGCCTTCACCCGTGAGTACCTGACGGCGCTGCTCGCGCGGTGCGGCAACAACATCTCGGAGGTGGCGCGGACGGCGGGGCTGGCGCGCAGCCACGTCCACGGACTGCTCAACCGCTACGGGCTGAAGGCGGGCGACTGA